A genome region from Cognatishimia activa includes the following:
- a CDS encoding type 1 glutamine amidotransferase gives MTKILIIESNTPEMNAVGGIACGGFLRTILGLRPTTEVHVASPYGGKLRRGVFDDVDGVIFSGSGVAWSTDAPEAAGLRKAMEAAFTAERPVWGSCNGLQLAAVVLGGKVGESPKGHEVGLALDLAMTEAGGAHPMMAGRDASFAVPCVHRDEVQELPEGAVLLASNDHSPVQAMVYEKDGVDFWGTQYHPELSASEVGTYLNRGIFEGHRHMQRDLLSADFDPQAAARLGAPEGALTLDTRARELLNWLDHVEAKRAA, from the coding sequence ATGACCAAAATTTTAATTATTGAATCCAACACCCCAGAAATGAACGCGGTTGGCGGAATCGCTTGTGGCGGTTTTCTTCGGACAATTCTCGGTTTGCGGCCTACGACCGAGGTTCATGTCGCGTCTCCCTATGGGGGCAAGCTGCGGAGAGGCGTGTTTGATGACGTGGATGGCGTGATCTTTAGCGGCTCGGGCGTCGCTTGGTCCACAGATGCGCCCGAGGCAGCGGGCCTTCGCAAGGCGATGGAGGCCGCGTTCACGGCAGAGCGCCCCGTGTGGGGATCCTGCAATGGATTGCAGCTTGCTGCCGTCGTGCTGGGCGGCAAGGTGGGTGAATCTCCCAAAGGTCACGAAGTTGGCCTTGCCCTGGATCTGGCCATGACCGAGGCCGGCGGAGCGCATCCCATGATGGCAGGGCGCGATGCCAGTTTCGCGGTGCCCTGCGTGCATCGCGATGAGGTTCAGGAATTGCCGGAAGGCGCCGTGCTCTTGGCGTCAAACGATCATTCGCCCGTGCAAGCTATGGTCTATGAGAAAGATGGCGTGGATTTCTGGGGCACGCAGTATCATCCGGAATTGTCAGCCTCTGAGGTTGGGACTTACCTCAATCGAGGGATATTTGAAGGCCACCGCCATATGCAGCGCGATCTTTTGTCGGCGGATTTCGACCCGCAGGCCGCTGCGCGTCTTGGCGCGCCCGAAGGCGCGCTTACCTTGGACACGCGGGCGCGCGAATTGCTGAACTGGCTAGACCATGTCGAGGCAAAACGCGCGGCCTAG
- a CDS encoding GFA family protein — MIKASCECGNVRFEFATGRKEITVCHCTQCRKTSGHLWAATRTEFADLRFTSKETLTWYTSSEWARRGFCSACGSSLFYQMKDETGVGIAAGCLDNPPDDFKIAKHIFAKNKGCYYDINDPVEILETY; from the coding sequence ATGATTAAAGCCAGCTGCGAATGCGGGAATGTTCGGTTCGAATTTGCAACCGGACGCAAGGAAATCACCGTCTGTCACTGCACCCAATGCCGCAAAACAAGCGGGCATCTTTGGGCCGCCACGCGCACTGAATTCGCAGATTTGCGCTTTACCTCAAAGGAAACCCTGACGTGGTATACGTCTTCAGAATGGGCGCGCCGTGGGTTTTGTTCGGCCTGCGGCTCGAGCCTTTTCTATCAGATGAAAGACGAAACGGGTGTTGGTATCGCGGCTGGCTGTCTCGACAACCCGCCGGATGATTTCAAAATCGCCAAGCACATCTTCGCCAAAAACAAAGGCTGCTACTACGACATCAACGATCCCGTCGAGATTTTGGAAACCTATTAA
- a CDS encoding dimethylarginine dimethylaminohydrolase family protein, with product MADGTQTDSFSLRVRRDGGGTPELNTWGANSDYGTLRSVLLGPIENYQWLKTSSLSKKSLRRGVEFDPKVAQAQHAEMVDAYRSADVDVHFHAPDPHLPYQVYARDSSVMTPYGAIITHMSQYWRRGENFRAIETYQKLGIPIYDYVTAGTFEGGDFNVIEPGAVLIGWEGDEGRSQEQGAKQIAAWMEAEGWEVMLADIDPYYVHIDLMVVMLAPKLAAVCLECTDPKVIEWLKSKNIELITVPFQETMALGCNVVALGEDRVLLPAASKTLKEKVKAHGFTVFDPELDMITQGGGGVHCMCQSLVRDPV from the coding sequence ATGGCCGACGGAACCCAAACCGACAGTTTTTCCCTGCGCGTTCGGCGTGATGGCGGCGGGACGCCCGAGTTGAACACTTGGGGTGCCAACAGCGATTACGGCACCTTGCGGTCGGTACTTTTGGGGCCGATTGAGAACTATCAGTGGCTCAAGACTTCGAGCCTTTCGAAGAAATCCCTACGGCGCGGTGTCGAGTTTGATCCGAAGGTCGCCCAAGCCCAGCATGCTGAAATGGTGGACGCCTATCGCTCCGCCGATGTCGACGTGCATTTTCACGCGCCTGATCCGCATCTGCCCTATCAGGTCTATGCGCGTGATAGTTCCGTCATGACGCCCTATGGCGCGATCATCACCCATATGAGCCAATACTGGCGTCGCGGCGAAAACTTCCGCGCGATTGAGACCTATCAAAAGCTTGGCATCCCGATTTACGACTATGTGACCGCTGGCACGTTTGAGGGCGGCGATTTCAACGTCATCGAACCCGGCGCCGTTCTGATTGGCTGGGAGGGCGATGAAGGTCGTTCACAAGAGCAAGGTGCGAAGCAGATCGCGGCGTGGATGGAGGCCGAGGGCTGGGAAGTTATGCTGGCCGACATCGACCCGTACTATGTACATATCGATCTCATGGTCGTCATGCTCGCGCCGAAACTCGCGGCGGTCTGTTTGGAATGTACCGACCCCAAGGTGATCGAGTGGCTCAAGTCAAAGAACATCGAGCTGATCACGGTGCCGTTCCAGGAAACCATGGCTTTGGGGTGTAACGTAGTAGCGTTGGGTGAGGATCGGGTTTTGTTGCCAGCAGCCTCAAAGACCCTGAAGGAAAAGGTCAAAGCGCATGGTTTCACGGTGTTTGATCCCGAGCTTGATATGATCACGCAGGGCGGCGGCGGTGTGCATTGCATGTGCCAGAGCCTTGTCCGCGATCCAGTGTAA
- the pheS gene encoding phenylalanine--tRNA ligase subunit alpha, with protein sequence MDDLRDKYIALIADAADEASIEDLRVQAVGKKGEIALKMRELGKMTPEERQVMGPKLNALKDEINSALSAKKASLADAALEERLRSEWLDVTLPGRGRRQGSIHPISQVTEEVSAIFADMGFAVAEGPQIETDWYNFDALNIPGHHPARAEMDTFYTHRAEGDERPPHVLRTHTSPVQIRSMEKIGAPIRIICPGRVYRADYDQTHTPMFHQVEGLAIDKDISMANLKWVLEEFFTAFFGTSVKTRFRASHFPFTEPSAEVDIQCSWENGSVKVGEGDDWLEVLGSGMVHPKVLAAGGIDPNEWQGFAFGIGIDRLAMLKYGIPDLRAFFDADLRWLRHYGFASLDQPTLHGGLTR encoded by the coding sequence ATGGACGATCTCAGAGACAAATATATCGCTTTGATCGCGGATGCTGCAGACGAAGCATCCATCGAAGATCTGCGCGTTCAGGCCGTCGGCAAAAAGGGCGAGATCGCTCTGAAAATGCGCGAGCTGGGCAAGATGACGCCCGAAGAGCGTCAGGTCATGGGCCCGAAACTGAATGCGCTGAAAGACGAGATCAACTCGGCACTTTCGGCTAAAAAGGCGTCCTTGGCAGATGCCGCTCTTGAGGAACGTCTGCGCAGCGAGTGGCTGGACGTGACCCTGCCAGGCCGTGGCCGTCGTCAGGGCTCGATCCATCCGATTTCCCAAGTGACCGAAGAGGTCTCGGCGATTTTCGCGGATATGGGCTTTGCCGTTGCCGAAGGCCCTCAGATCGAGACCGACTGGTATAACTTTGACGCGCTGAACATTCCGGGCCACCACCCGGCGCGCGCGGAAATGGATACTTTCTATACCCACCGTGCCGAAGGTGACGAGCGCCCACCACATGTGTTGCGTACGCATACCTCTCCGGTTCAGATCCGCTCGATGGAGAAAATCGGCGCGCCGATCCGCATTATCTGTCCGGGCCGCGTCTATCGTGCCGACTACGACCAGACCCACACGCCGATGTTCCATCAGGTCGAGGGCTTGGCGATCGACAAAGACATCTCGATGGCGAACCTGAAATGGGTGCTTGAGGAGTTCTTTACGGCCTTCTTCGGCACATCCGTCAAAACCCGCTTCCGCGCCAGCCACTTCCCCTTCACGGAACCATCCGCCGAGGTGGATATCCAATGCAGCTGGGAAAATGGCTCTGTCAAAGTGGGCGAGGGCGACGATTGGCTTGAGGTTCTTGGCTCTGGCATGGTGCATCCTAAGGTGCTGGCTGCGGGCGGCATTGACCCGAACGAATGGCAGGGCTTTGCCTTTGGCATCGGCATCGACCGTCTGGCGATGTTGAAATACGGCATCCCAGATCTGCGCGCCTTCTTTGACGCCGATCTGCGCTGGCTGCGCCACTATGGGTTTGCGAGCCTTGATCAGCCGACGCTGCATGGCGGGCTGACACGCTAA
- a CDS encoding RNA polymerase sigma factor: protein MLPPVHAQSLVARLIREDWGRILSSLLASTGDFALAEDSLQDAVVSALEVWSRDGAPRNPDAWLITVARRKALDRIRHSQVADRKSNELALWLEQHHSDPEDREMSIPDHRLELIYTCCHPALEEKSRVALTLRALGGLSTEEIANAFLDKPAAMAARLTRAKHKLGAAGVAFKLPDPQDIAERTDTVLSVVYLIFTEGCHATNGEMMRENLVQEAIRLGRILASLLPDHAEAKGLLALMLLSDSRRLTRRGDSGEFVPLEAQNRARWDKVRISEGVALTEAALSHAPAGRYGLQAAISAVHAQAKSFDETDWPQIVALYDVLYGRFPNPILRINQALALSYADCPEAGLRLLASVEDEGKLASYQPFHACRADLLARLGRHLEAAESYRAAIALSRAPEEAGFLETRLSALRLN from the coding sequence ATGCTGCCCCCAGTTCATGCGCAATCGCTCGTCGCGCGACTGATCCGCGAAGACTGGGGGCGCATTCTTTCGTCGCTGTTGGCCTCAACCGGAGACTTTGCCTTGGCCGAGGACAGCTTGCAGGACGCGGTGGTCTCGGCCTTGGAGGTCTGGTCCAGAGACGGCGCGCCCCGCAATCCCGATGCTTGGCTGATCACCGTTGCAAGGCGCAAAGCGCTTGATCGCATTCGCCACAGCCAAGTGGCGGATCGCAAGTCGAACGAGCTCGCGCTGTGGCTTGAGCAGCATCACTCTGATCCCGAGGATCGCGAGATGTCTATTCCAGATCACCGGCTCGAACTGATCTACACGTGCTGTCACCCAGCGCTTGAAGAAAAGTCGCGAGTCGCTTTGACCCTGCGCGCTTTGGGCGGGCTCAGTACCGAGGAAATCGCGAATGCGTTTCTAGACAAGCCAGCAGCGATGGCCGCGCGGCTAACGCGCGCCAAACACAAGCTCGGCGCTGCAGGCGTTGCGTTCAAATTACCTGATCCTCAGGACATCGCAGAGCGCACCGATACTGTTCTGAGCGTGGTATATTTGATCTTTACCGAAGGCTGCCACGCCACAAACGGCGAGATGATGCGGGAAAACCTCGTTCAGGAAGCGATCCGCCTTGGGCGCATCTTGGCCTCTTTGCTGCCAGACCATGCCGAGGCGAAAGGCCTGCTGGCGCTGATGCTGCTGTCAGACAGTCGGCGGCTCACGCGGCGCGGCGACTCTGGGGAGTTCGTGCCACTTGAGGCGCAGAACCGAGCGCGATGGGATAAGGTGCGGATTTCCGAGGGCGTTGCCCTGACCGAAGCCGCACTGAGTCACGCGCCTGCAGGTCGCTACGGCCTGCAAGCGGCCATCAGCGCCGTCCACGCACAGGCCAAGAGTTTCGACGAAACCGACTGGCCACAAATCGTGGCGCTTTATGATGTGCTCTACGGCCGCTTTCCCAATCCGATCCTGCGGATCAACCAAGCGCTGGCGCTGTCCTATGCCGATTGCCCAGAGGCTGGTCTGCGCCTGTTGGCCTCTGTTGAAGACGAAGGCAAACTCGCGAGCTATCAACCCTTTCACGCCTGTCGTGCGGATCTCTTGGCGCGGTTGGGTCGCCACCTTGAGGCCGCCGAGAGCTATCGCGCCGCTATCGCCCTGTCCCGCGCGCCCGAAGAAGCCGGTTTTCTTGAAACCCGCCTCAGCGCCCTACGCCTCAACTAG
- a CDS encoding YciI family protein has product MQFMCLIYNAEDNGPQPGTEEFGPYMQGYMDFTEEVREAGKLLGGEALQPVSTATTVSVRGGKTEVVDGPFAETKEQLGGFYILDCKDLDEALAYAAKIPDAAYGRVEVRPVMIFD; this is encoded by the coding sequence ATGCAATTCATGTGCTTGATTTACAACGCGGAAGACAATGGCCCTCAGCCAGGGACCGAGGAATTTGGCCCCTATATGCAGGGCTATATGGATTTCACCGAAGAAGTGCGCGAAGCGGGCAAATTGCTCGGCGGTGAAGCGCTGCAGCCTGTTTCGACGGCCACAACGGTGTCGGTGCGCGGCGGCAAAACCGAGGTAGTGGATGGTCCATTCGCCGAAACCAAGGAACAACTCGGCGGGTTTTACATCCTCGATTGCAAGGATCTCGACGAAGCGCTGGCCTATGCTGCCAAGATCCCAGACGCGGCCTATGGGCGTGTCGAAGTGCGCCCTGTCATGATTTTCGACTGA
- a CDS encoding fatty acid desaturase, which yields MDHKAFVAKLDRNKLADLQVRRDRAGLWHLAGHIGVIAVLAGFVALKVFLWPLAMLPLGIALVFLFTLEHEATHKTPFKSEWLNEVVGHVTGFLILQPFLWFRYFHLAHHRHTNIEGKDPELLAGHKPETWRAYIWHVSGLPYWFGMVKQILGNAAGRDPGNYVPASARGKVKREAQRMVVLYALALTSFAFTDLLLWIWIVPLLIGMPFLRLYLLAEHGRCAFVANMFENTRTTYTNRIVRFLAWNMPYHVEHHAIPNVPFHRLPDLHQEMKGHHRVTSQGYAEFTKAYVKDLG from the coding sequence ATGGATCACAAAGCATTTGTCGCTAAGCTCGACCGAAACAAACTCGCGGACCTACAGGTTCGCCGTGATCGCGCGGGTCTGTGGCATCTTGCTGGGCACATAGGCGTCATTGCGGTGCTCGCGGGTTTTGTGGCTTTGAAAGTCTTCCTTTGGCCGCTCGCCATGCTTCCACTTGGCATTGCGCTCGTGTTTCTCTTCACACTCGAACACGAGGCCACACACAAGACTCCCTTCAAGTCAGAGTGGCTGAACGAGGTCGTCGGCCATGTCACGGGCTTCCTGATCCTCCAACCCTTTCTATGGTTCCGTTACTTTCACCTCGCGCATCATCGTCACACCAATATCGAGGGAAAAGACCCAGAGCTTCTGGCGGGTCATAAACCCGAGACCTGGCGCGCCTATATCTGGCATGTCTCTGGGCTGCCGTATTGGTTTGGCATGGTGAAACAGATATTGGGAAACGCAGCGGGACGTGACCCCGGGAATTATGTTCCTGCGTCCGCGCGCGGAAAAGTCAAACGAGAAGCGCAGAGGATGGTTGTGCTCTATGCCCTTGCGTTGACAAGTTTCGCGTTCACAGACCTGCTGCTATGGATCTGGATAGTGCCACTGCTCATCGGGATGCCATTTCTGCGGCTTTACCTCTTAGCTGAACATGGCCGCTGTGCCTTTGTGGCGAATATGTTTGAGAACACACGCACAACATATACCAATCGGATCGTTCGATTTTTAGCATGGAACATGCCCTACCATGTAGAGCATCATGCGATCCCGAATGTCCCGTTCCACCGGCTGCCAGATCTGCATCAGGAAATGAAAGGTCACCATAGGGTCACGTCGCAAGGCTATGCCGAGTTCACGAAAGCCTATGTGAAAGACCTGGGGTAG
- the rplT gene encoding 50S ribosomal protein L20, with the protein MSRVKGGTVTHARHKKIVKAAKGYYGRRKNTFKVASQAVDKANQYATRDRKNRKRNFRALWIQRINAAVRAHDEALTYSKFINGLNLAGIEVDRKVLADLAVHEPEAFGAIVDQAKGALAA; encoded by the coding sequence ATGTCCCGCGTTAAAGGTGGTACCGTAACCCACGCCCGTCACAAGAAAATCGTCAAAGCGGCAAAAGGCTATTACGGCCGTCGCAAGAATACCTTTAAGGTCGCGTCCCAAGCGGTCGATAAGGCAAACCAATACGCAACTCGCGACCGTAAGAACCGCAAGCGCAATTTCCGCGCGCTGTGGATCCAGCGGATCAACGCAGCTGTGCGTGCACACGACGAGGCTCTGACCTATTCCAAATTCATCAACGGCCTGAATCTGGCTGGCATCGAAGTAGACCGCAAAGTCCTCGCAGACCTCGCAGTCCACGAGCCAGAAGCGTTTGGCGCAATCGTTGACCAAGCAAAAGGCGCGCTGGCAGCGTAA
- the rpmI gene encoding 50S ribosomal protein L35, with protein sequence MPKMKTKSSAKKRFKMTASGKVKAGQAGKRHGMIKRTTKFIRDARGTTTLCEADSKIVKKYMPYAR encoded by the coding sequence ATGCCTAAGATGAAGACCAAATCGAGCGCAAAAAAGCGCTTTAAGATGACGGCAAGCGGCAAGGTCAAGGCTGGCCAGGCTGGTAAGCGTCACGGAATGATCAAGCGCACCACGAAGTTCATTCGTGATGCACGCGGCACCACCACCCTGTGTGAGGCCGACAGCAAGATCGTCAAAAAATACATGCCGTACGCACGCTAA
- the pyk gene encoding pyruvate kinase, which translates to MRRQRNVKIVATLGPASSTYETIKALHEAGADVFRLNMSHGSHDEIAERHKIIRQIEDELSSPIAILADLQGPKLRVGTFANEAEDLVEGAKFRLDLDETPGDINRVCLPHKEIFAALKPGANLLVNDGKIRLQVEDCSDDYANCVVTTGGTISNRKGVNVPDVVLPLAALSAKDKKDLEFVCELGVDWLALSFVQRPADVLEAREMVRGRASVLSKIEKPAAVQDFDAILDVSDGIMVARGDLGVELPVQNVPPIQKRLIRRCRRDAKPVIVATQMLESMIESPMPTRAEVSDVATAIYEGSDAIMLSAESAAGDYPIEAVTTMNNVAIEVENDPNYREVIEASRHVKGESVADAIVAAAREIAETTEISAICCFSQSGTTALKVARERPRVPIVAMTSRRGTARRLALTWGTTTVITEEFNRFKSSVLASVGAVKRMGLATEKDQVVVTAGVPFNIPGTTNILRVAPCDERLIYASEPE; encoded by the coding sequence ATGAGACGTCAGAGAAATGTGAAAATCGTGGCCACTTTGGGCCCAGCTTCGAGCACCTATGAAACCATCAAAGCTCTGCACGAAGCCGGCGCGGATGTGTTCCGACTGAACATGAGCCACGGCAGCCATGACGAGATCGCCGAGCGTCACAAGATTATCCGTCAGATCGAAGACGAGCTTTCCAGCCCCATCGCGATCTTGGCCGACTTGCAGGGACCGAAATTGCGCGTGGGTACCTTTGCCAATGAGGCGGAGGATCTGGTCGAAGGCGCGAAGTTCCGCCTGGATCTGGACGAAACCCCCGGCGACATCAACCGCGTGTGCCTGCCTCACAAAGAGATCTTTGCGGCTCTGAAACCTGGTGCGAACCTGCTGGTCAACGACGGCAAGATCCGTTTGCAGGTCGAAGATTGCAGCGATGATTATGCAAATTGTGTCGTGACCACTGGCGGTACGATTTCAAACCGCAAGGGCGTGAATGTCCCTGACGTGGTGCTGCCACTGGCGGCGCTGTCGGCCAAGGATAAGAAAGATCTCGAGTTTGTGTGTGAACTGGGCGTCGACTGGCTGGCTTTGTCTTTTGTGCAACGCCCAGCGGATGTTTTGGAAGCCCGCGAAATGGTGCGTGGCCGCGCGTCTGTCCTGTCCAAGATCGAGAAACCAGCCGCGGTGCAGGACTTTGATGCGATCCTTGATGTATCGGACGGCATTATGGTCGCGCGCGGAGACTTGGGCGTCGAACTGCCTGTTCAAAACGTGCCCCCGATCCAGAAACGCCTGATCCGTCGCTGTCGCCGTGATGCGAAACCTGTGATTGTTGCGACCCAGATGCTGGAAAGCATGATCGAGAGCCCGATGCCAACGCGGGCCGAAGTCTCTGACGTCGCGACCGCGATCTATGAGGGCTCGGACGCCATCATGCTCAGCGCTGAATCGGCTGCGGGTGACTATCCAATCGAAGCGGTCACAACCATGAACAATGTGGCCATCGAGGTGGAAAACGATCCGAACTATCGCGAAGTCATCGAAGCGAGCCGCCATGTTAAAGGCGAAAGCGTCGCGGATGCGATTGTTGCAGCGGCGCGTGAAATCGCGGAAACCACTGAAATCAGTGCGATTTGTTGCTTCTCTCAATCTGGCACGACCGCGTTGAAGGTCGCGCGTGAACGGCCTCGGGTGCCGATTGTGGCGATGACCAGCCGCCGTGGGACCGCACGTCGTCTGGCACTGACTTGGGGTACAACGACGGTAATCACCGAAGAGTTCAACCGGTTTAAATCCTCGGTTCTGGCCTCTGTTGGGGCAGTCAAACGAATGGGTCTTGCAACTGAGAAGGATCAGGTTGTTGTGACCGCGGGGGTGCCTTTTAACATTCCCGGAACCACAAATATTTTGCGCGTCGCGCCCTGTGATGAACGTTTGATTTACGCAAGTGAACCAGAATAA
- a CDS encoding N-formylglutamate amidohydrolase, with amino-acid sequence MTYQPFHISGADRASRWVITVDHAANTVPKEVNDGDLGLNSADMNRHIAYDIGAKGVALGLGELLNAPVISSNFSRLVIDPNRGEIDPTLIMRLYDGTIIPANGDIDDAEEARRINAYYRPYHDAVAGVLALRDDPVVLAIHSFSPQLKGRPPRPWEVAILHADGYDQRNFGPHVIKRLAQETDLTVGDNEPYFGHLPGDSVDRHAVTSGLVNCLIEVRQDLIATEADQEAWAQRLAPVLTEALTTSGL; translated from the coding sequence ATGACATATCAACCATTTCATATCTCAGGTGCGGATCGGGCGTCGCGTTGGGTCATTACCGTGGATCACGCTGCAAATACAGTGCCAAAAGAGGTAAATGACGGAGATCTCGGCCTAAATTCAGCTGATATGAACCGCCACATCGCCTATGACATCGGGGCAAAAGGCGTGGCTTTGGGCTTGGGCGAGTTGCTCAACGCACCGGTCATTTCATCGAATTTTTCGCGTCTCGTTATTGACCCAAATCGGGGCGAAATTGACCCAACTTTGATCATGCGGCTTTACGATGGCACGATCATTCCGGCAAACGGCGACATCGACGACGCAGAAGAAGCGCGCCGCATCAATGCCTATTACCGCCCCTATCACGATGCCGTTGCCGGGGTTCTGGCCCTGCGCGACGACCCTGTCGTTCTGGCAATCCACAGTTTTTCGCCTCAGCTCAAAGGCCGCCCCCCGCGTCCATGGGAGGTCGCAATCCTGCATGCGGATGGCTATGACCAGCGCAACTTCGGCCCCCATGTGATCAAGCGCCTCGCACAAGAAACCGATCTGACGGTCGGCGACAACGAACCCTATTTCGGCCATCTCCCCGGGGATTCTGTCGACCGCCATGCCGTGACGTCAGGCCTAGTGAATTGCTTGATCGAGGTGCGGCAGGATCTTATTGCTACCGAAGCTGACCAAGAGGCCTGGGCCCAACGCCTCGCGCCCGTTTTAACCGAAGCCCTCACCACAAGCGGGCTCTGA
- a CDS encoding DUF1244 domain-containing protein, with translation MDDQTRIELEAAVFRTLREHLMEKRTDVQNIDMMNLAGFCRNCLSRWYQEAANARGIEMGKMEAREIFYGMTMDEWKANYQTDASPEQQADFQKSFDENVGKDG, from the coding sequence ATGGACGACCAAACCCGCATTGAACTCGAAGCCGCAGTGTTCCGTACCCTGCGCGAGCACCTGATGGAAAAGCGCACGGATGTGCAGAACATCGACATGATGAACCTCGCGGGGTTCTGCCGCAATTGCCTCAGCCGCTGGTACCAAGAGGCCGCCAACGCGCGCGGCATCGAGATGGGTAAAATGGAAGCGCGCGAGATTTTCTACGGCATGACCATGGACGAGTGGAAAGCCAATTATCAGACCGACGCGAGCCCTGAGCAGCAGGCCGATTTCCAGAAGAGTTTCGACGAAAACGTCGGCAAGGATGGATAA
- a CDS encoding aldose epimerase family protein, with product MDKALQNTRHSLPDGRDVQEVTLRGHGLTAKVLTLGAVVRELKLGGHAPSLVLGYENVASYVTNHGFLGVIVGRYANRLKNGQFEIDGRRFQVDRNDNGNALHGGSQGTWAQIWEIAEQGDDFVTLTLTLPDGHMGFPGQLDIACRYSVMPNATLDIQITGKTDAPTLCNLTPHCYFNLDGLADVANHQLQINSARFVPGDTLGIPLGHIESSDASMDFRSPRPAHDANIDVSYCFDTSQGLQEHARLTSDISGRSVTVLSNQPGLQVFNAAEMQTPENGHAGAPYGPYCGVAFEPQIWPDAPNQPGFPDAVLRPGETYLNHSQFRFS from the coding sequence ATGGATAAAGCGCTGCAGAACACGCGTCACAGTCTGCCCGATGGGCGGGACGTGCAGGAGGTGACTCTTCGTGGTCATGGGCTGACCGCCAAGGTCCTGACGTTGGGTGCCGTGGTTCGTGAGCTGAAACTTGGAGGCCACGCGCCGTCATTGGTTCTGGGCTACGAGAACGTCGCCTCCTATGTCACCAATCACGGGTTTCTTGGGGTCATCGTCGGGCGCTATGCCAATCGGCTGAAAAATGGCCAGTTTGAGATTGATGGTCGGCGGTTTCAAGTGGACCGCAACGACAATGGCAACGCCTTGCACGGCGGATCGCAGGGCACTTGGGCACAAATCTGGGAGATAGCAGAGCAAGGCGATGACTTTGTCACGCTGACGCTGACGCTGCCGGATGGGCATATGGGTTTTCCGGGCCAGTTGGACATCGCGTGTCGCTATAGCGTGATGCCAAATGCCACGCTGGATATTCAGATCACCGGAAAGACCGACGCGCCGACGTTGTGCAATCTGACTCCACATTGCTATTTCAACTTGGATGGGCTCGCGGATGTCGCCAATCACCAGTTGCAGATCAATAGCGCGCGCTTTGTTCCAGGCGACACGTTAGGCATCCCGTTAGGACATATCGAGTCTTCCGATGCTTCTATGGATTTTCGCAGCCCGCGCCCCGCGCATGACGCGAACATTGACGTCAGCTATTGCTTTGACACATCGCAGGGCTTGCAGGAGCACGCGCGGCTTACCAGTGACATATCGGGGCGATCTGTGACGGTACTGTCAAATCAGCCCGGGCTTCAGGTGTTTAACGCTGCTGAAATGCAGACCCCCGAAAACGGTCACGCAGGCGCGCCCTACGGGCCCTATTGCGGCGTCGCCTTTGAGCCGCAAATTTGGCCCGACGCGCCAAATCAGCCGGGTTTCCCCGATGCCGTGCTTAGGCCTGGCGAGACCTATCTGAACCACAGCCAGTTCCGGTTTTCATAA